The Penaeus vannamei isolate JL-2024 chromosome 4, ASM4276789v1, whole genome shotgun sequence genome segment atttgtatatttgggAGATACAGGTCATTCTGTATGATCCTAATATTCAATTTCTTTTCCAGTAGAAAGTGGCAAAAATGGGCAACATATTTGCCAACCTTTTCAAAGGCCTTTTTGGGAAAAAGGAGATGCGCATCCTGATGGTGGGGTTGGATGCCGCTGGTAAAACAACAATCCTGTATAAGCTCAAGTTGGGAGAAATTGTAACCACAATTCCAACTATTGGTAAGTCACAAGCCTCTGGTTATGTGTTGTATCTAGATAGGTTATCTTTGAATTTCTTTAATAGGCCTACTTGTTAATTTTTGAATTTTTTTATTTAGAAATATAGAATAGCTTTTATTGAATTTAATGTGCCATTATCTCTTGTATTCCAGGTTTCAATGTCGAAACTGTAGAATACAAAAACATCAGTTTCACGGTATGGGATGTCGGCGGTCAAGATAAAATCCGACCACTGTGGCGCCATTACTTCCAGAACACACAGGTATGAATGGTTCTCTAAGTTTTAATTATAAAGATTTAAACATGTTGAAAGAATTGACTTGTTTCTCATTAACAAACTTGTATTAACTTGCagctaactaaaaaaaaaaaaaaaaaaattgtgttgcAGGGGCTTATCTTTGTAGTTGATTCAAATGATCGAGAACGTattggagaggcgagagaggaactAATGCGTATGTTAGCAGAGGATGAACTCAGAGATGCTGTGCTACTCATATTCGCCAACAAACAGGTTAGTGTGTAAAGTCAAGAAAATTTATTTGAGATGAACAAATTTACAAATTGGATGATATTGAGAAATGTTATAATTCTCATAATGTCGTGCATTAGCAAGGTAATTGTCAACGTAGAAATTTGGTAATTGATAATTTGTAGGATACAAAGTAATTACTACTTTGTATAATATATCCATCCTCAGTTTTTCACATTGTTGTGTGTTTCAGGACCTGCCAAATGCAATGAATGCAGCCGAAATTACAGACAAATTGGGACTGCATTCACTGAGGAACCGCAACTGGTATATCCAGGCAACGTGTGCTACAAGTGGAGATGGTCTTTATGAAGGCTTAGATTGGCTCAGCAACCAGCTGAAGAATGCTAACCGTTAAATCTCGCCACCAGCAGCTCACACACTAAAAGTTGAACTAGTGGGCAGTGATTATATCATTTAGGTTGCTGGCTGGATCATCAGAAGGCTTTGTTGCCTGTTCTGCACAGGAAAGTTAGTGATGGCTAAATGACTATTCATCATTAAAGAAACTGGTTCAGGAAAGGAGCAATTTTATCAGTGTGAAAAAAACACTGTTAATATAACCTTATTGCTGTGGGTGAACCCAAGCAAAGGATAGTAGCATGAGCTTGGGTGCTGGGTGGGTAATGCCCAGCCCTGACAATGTGCAGTGAACAAGTGGTGGGCTGGACAGTGCAGCAACGATGTTGTTACCTCATATGTGATGTCAGCAACGTGTGAATGACTTTAagtgatgaaaggaggagaacgagCCTTGCTGTCTGTCCAGTCTACAGTATTGACTTCAAAGCCTGAGGTCAGGTCATACCGGAGCCCAGTGTTCTCTTGTCTTACTGTAGTATGAGAATTAATTATCAGGACTTGGGCCCCAGTATGATACTTGGCTGAGTGTAATGCCTTTATACTGGTGTAAAAGTCTGGAATGTGCTCTAAAGGAAGCAACAAAGATTAAGATAATTTTAATTgctatttttcttcattatcttccatTTCACAATATCAGatttttatcagatttttttttttgtgtattttttcatttgttttattttattttaccccATCTCAGATTAAGGTAGGGACTTTTTATTTATTGGAATGTGTTTGCAGCTCACATCTGTGTTGTTAGTATTGGTGCACTTTGCTTGGtcttttaaaaaaggaaaaaaaataatcaaaggtGTTCATAGTTCATTGGACACACACTTCAAAGTTGACTTATTTTGGAACATTCCTGTTGGCATAGAATTGATGTGGAGCTATTGTATCAGTTAATCAA includes the following:
- the Arf1 gene encoding ADP-ribosylation factor 1 isoform X1, whose product is MLRERVVGINYRETRSHNGRESLRRPPGGGRGKCRSRDMTSSPRRGRCGRVVVASAIFTLSPLKVAKMGNIFANLFKGLFGKKEMRILMVGLDAAGKTTILYKLKLGEIVTTIPTIGFNVETVEYKNISFTVWDVGGQDKIRPLWRHYFQNTQGLIFVVDSNDRERIGEAREELMRMLAEDELRDAVLLIFANKQDLPNAMNAAEITDKLGLHSLRNRNWYIQATCATSGDGLYEGLDWLSNQLKNANR
- the Arf1 gene encoding ADP-ribosylation factor 1 isoform X2 codes for the protein MGNIFANLFKGLFGKKEMRILMVGLDAAGKTTILYKLKLGEIVTTIPTIGFNVETVEYKNISFTVWDVGGQDKIRPLWRHYFQNTQGLIFVVDSNDRERIGEAREELMRMLAEDELRDAVLLIFANKQDLPNAMNAAEITDKLGLHSLRNRNWYIQATCATSGDGLYEGLDWLSNQLKNANR